A stretch of Aureispira sp. CCB-E DNA encodes these proteins:
- a CDS encoding TatD family hydrolase — translation MLVDTHAHLYASQFKDDRAEMIQRAFDNGIEHLFLPNIDAQSIDGMLALEKAYPNQCHAMMGLHPCSVDADYKKTLAMMEEWFDKRPFCAVGEIGLDYYWSKEFVAEQKDAFRTQCRWAKELDIPIVIHARDSLDDLIQIVREEKTANFRGIFHCFGGSLEQANQIIELGFLMGLGGVLTFKKANLGAVVEHIDLKHLVLETDAPYLTPTPYRGKRNESAYIKIIAEKLAEVKGISVEEVGKVTSATALELFGVQ, via the coding sequence ATGTTAGTAGATACACACGCACATTTATACGCCTCTCAATTCAAAGATGATCGAGCAGAAATGATTCAACGTGCTTTTGATAATGGCATTGAGCATTTATTTTTGCCCAATATAGACGCTCAATCTATCGACGGTATGCTAGCTTTAGAAAAAGCTTATCCCAATCAATGCCACGCTATGATGGGCTTACATCCTTGCTCTGTCGATGCTGATTATAAAAAAACACTCGCCATGATGGAAGAATGGTTCGACAAACGTCCTTTCTGTGCTGTTGGTGAAATTGGTTTGGATTATTACTGGAGTAAAGAGTTTGTTGCTGAACAAAAAGATGCATTTCGCACTCAATGCCGTTGGGCAAAAGAACTGGATATTCCTATTGTCATTCATGCCCGCGATTCGCTAGACGATTTAATTCAAATTGTAAGAGAAGAAAAAACCGCTAATTTTAGAGGTATTTTTCACTGTTTTGGCGGAAGTCTCGAACAAGCAAACCAAATCATTGAATTAGGTTTTTTAATGGGTCTAGGAGGTGTTTTAACTTTTAAAAAGGCAAACTTAGGTGCCGTTGTTGAACACATTGATCTAAAACACTTAGTTTTGGAAACGGATGCTCCTTATCTGACTCCAACTCCTTATCGTGGCAAGCGAAATGAAAGTGCTTATATTAAGATTATTGCCGAAAAACTAGCAGAAGTCAAAGGAATCTCCGTAGAAGAAGTCGGC